CTGGATAAAATCGTGGGCGAACGCAGAATAAATCGAAGATTTCATATGCGCCTCCCCTTGCTGGTCCGCTGGGCCGGTCAGGAAGGGCGCACGGTCGAAAGCAGCGCCGAAACCCAGGATGTCAGCTCGCGTGGCCTCTACTTTTACGTGGACAAGCAACTCTCGCCCGGATCTGCGGTGGAGATCGTCCTCACCCTTCCCACTGAGATTACTTTGGCTGGTCCGGTGCGGGTGCGCTGTCTCGGTCGGATTATTCGGGTAGAGCCGCAGAACAGCACCAAGAAATTGGGAATCGCCGCTGAAATTGACCGCTACGAATTTTTGCGCGGAGAACCGGCCTAAGCCCTGTCTGTAAAGATGTCACGTTTCTTGCCCACGGGCCTGCGGAGGTGGGTGAGAGAGGGGCCGGTGACCTTGACCCTCAGCGAGGTCATCCGGCCCCATTTTTTTGCCTGCCTCGCGCTGGAGCGGTGGAAGAGCCAAGCGCTCCGCACAGCCG
This window of the Candidatus Acidiferrales bacterium genome carries:
- a CDS encoding PilZ domain-containing protein, which produces MKLNELDKIVGERRINRRFHMRLPLLVRWAGQEGRTVESSAETQDVSSRGLYFYVDKQLSPGSAVEIVLTLPTEITLAGPVRVRCLGRIIRVEPQNSTKKLGIAAEIDRYEFLRGEPA